A region of Cheilinus undulatus linkage group 10, ASM1832078v1, whole genome shotgun sequence DNA encodes the following proteins:
- the zgc:195212 gene encoding DUF4554 domain-containing protein isoform X1, protein MIREIQQVLRLIMCLRRQRQQHGLKSTGGLLVLLWTEKRVPVQSLNCTVAAAGPWCAGINMDKLQPVLTDLKESMFHCAWSCPQPDPEELCAFTERHGSLRFLLSFQVTDSSLLGPGWCAYIEALLHTFSLANAKIKINFLFKLGQQIFRREFRGNIKRRIAWADQPPLVLDVTCRTQPPGSVIKGRWCLGGHPFCGGQIPLSIPPAAMDHGLFGELCIQPVTLLSPCVLQYPHLTTQLTSIQVLVYSPSTVPVTGPSTFFQTLPAHLDCEDLGLHSLHCSPFKDLVHSSGTVYTVEQENSEEPEQELNLSPIQQSLLLFLFLQHIDPFTCQLSDIMVTEALIEHHLEDILNNNRQRVTTALQTELKNALKAQNCRQEEQEKLRSASEVILNSSISIVSCSSSTDFRDACLNCMKVRDTHELSASLRESLRRVTSWKFVSRGGCYSDQMDGHLESDEPTRTEL, encoded by the exons ATGATTAGAGAAATACAGCAG GTGCTGCGGTTGATCATGTGTTTGAGAAGGCAGAGGCAGCAGCATGGTTTAAAGAGTACTGGAGGTCTTTTGGTACTCTTGTGGACTGAAAAACGAGTTCCTGTTCAAAGTCTGAACTGCACTG TTGCAGCAGCTGGTCCTTGGTGTGCAGGGATTAACATGGACAAACTCCAGCCAG TCCTCACAGATTTGAAGGAGAGCATGTTTCACTGTGCATGGTCATGTCCTCAGCCTGACCCTGAGGAGCTATGTGCTTTCACTGAACGGCATGGTTCCCTCAGATTTCTCCTGTCTTTTCAG GTGACAGATTCAAGTCTTCTTGGTCCAGGGTGGTGTGCTTACATAGAAGCACTCCTACACACATTCAGCTTGGCTAATGCAAAG ATCAAAATCAACTTCTTATTCAAACTTGGTCAACAGATCTTCCGGCGAGAATTTAG AGGGAATATTAAGAGAAGAATCGCATGGGCTGACCAACCACCGCTGGTGTTGGATGTCACCTGTCGCACACA GCCTCCTGGGAGTGTGATAAAAGGACGCTGGTGTCTCGGAGGTCACCCTTTTTGTGGAGGTCAGATACCCCTCAGTATCCCCCCTGCAGCCATGGATCACGGCTTGTTTGGGGAACTCTGCATCCAGCCTGTCACACTCCTGAGCCCCTGTGTGCTGCAGTACCCACATCTGACAACTCAACTTACCAGCATTCAA GTGCTGGTGTATAGCCCCAGTACTGTCCCTGTCACAGGCCCCTCCACCTTCTTCCAGACCCTCCCTGCACATCTGGACTGTGAAGACCTGGGCCTGCACAGCCTTCACTGTTCCCCCTTTAAAG ATCTTGTGCACAGCTCTGGCACTGTTTACACGGTTGAACAAGAAAACTCTGAAGAGCCAGAACAAGAATTGAATCTTTCCCCCATACAGCAGAGCCTCCTGcttttcctcttcctgcagCACATTGACCCCTTCACCTGCCAGCTCTCTGACATCATGG TCACAGAGGCGCTGATAGAGCACCACCTGGAGGATATTCTGaacaacaacaggcagagagtAACAACAGCCCTGCAGACTGAGCTGAAGAACGCACTGAAAGCCCAAAACTGCAGACAAGAA GAACAAGAGAAGCTGCGTTCAGCGTCTGAAGTGATTCTTAATTCATCAATCAGTATTGTGAGCTGCAGCAGTAGCACAGACTTCAGAGATGCCTGTTTGAACTGCATGAAG GTGCGTGACACTCATGAACTGTCGGCTTCCCTCCGTGAATC
- the zgc:195212 gene encoding DUF4554 domain-containing protein isoform X2: protein MNAVTWFTLGPVAAAGPWCAGINMDKLQPVLTDLKESMFHCAWSCPQPDPEELCAFTERHGSLRFLLSFQVTDSSLLGPGWCAYIEALLHTFSLANAKIKINFLFKLGQQIFRREFRGNIKRRIAWADQPPLVLDVTCRTQPPGSVIKGRWCLGGHPFCGGQIPLSIPPAAMDHGLFGELCIQPVTLLSPCVLQYPHLTTQLTSIQVLVYSPSTVPVTGPSTFFQTLPAHLDCEDLGLHSLHCSPFKDLVHSSGTVYTVEQENSEEPEQELNLSPIQQSLLLFLFLQHIDPFTCQLSDIMVTEALIEHHLEDILNNNRQRVTTALQTELKNALKAQNCRQEEQEKLRSASEVILNSSISIVSCSSSTDFRDACLNCMKVRDTHELSASLRESLRRVTSWKFVSRGGCYSDQMDGHLESDEPTRTEL from the exons ATGAATGCTGTAACATGGTTTACTCTTGGTCCAGTTGCAGCAGCTGGTCCTTGGTGTGCAGGGATTAACATGGACAAACTCCAGCCAG TCCTCACAGATTTGAAGGAGAGCATGTTTCACTGTGCATGGTCATGTCCTCAGCCTGACCCTGAGGAGCTATGTGCTTTCACTGAACGGCATGGTTCCCTCAGATTTCTCCTGTCTTTTCAG GTGACAGATTCAAGTCTTCTTGGTCCAGGGTGGTGTGCTTACATAGAAGCACTCCTACACACATTCAGCTTGGCTAATGCAAAG ATCAAAATCAACTTCTTATTCAAACTTGGTCAACAGATCTTCCGGCGAGAATTTAG AGGGAATATTAAGAGAAGAATCGCATGGGCTGACCAACCACCGCTGGTGTTGGATGTCACCTGTCGCACACA GCCTCCTGGGAGTGTGATAAAAGGACGCTGGTGTCTCGGAGGTCACCCTTTTTGTGGAGGTCAGATACCCCTCAGTATCCCCCCTGCAGCCATGGATCACGGCTTGTTTGGGGAACTCTGCATCCAGCCTGTCACACTCCTGAGCCCCTGTGTGCTGCAGTACCCACATCTGACAACTCAACTTACCAGCATTCAA GTGCTGGTGTATAGCCCCAGTACTGTCCCTGTCACAGGCCCCTCCACCTTCTTCCAGACCCTCCCTGCACATCTGGACTGTGAAGACCTGGGCCTGCACAGCCTTCACTGTTCCCCCTTTAAAG ATCTTGTGCACAGCTCTGGCACTGTTTACACGGTTGAACAAGAAAACTCTGAAGAGCCAGAACAAGAATTGAATCTTTCCCCCATACAGCAGAGCCTCCTGcttttcctcttcctgcagCACATTGACCCCTTCACCTGCCAGCTCTCTGACATCATGG TCACAGAGGCGCTGATAGAGCACCACCTGGAGGATATTCTGaacaacaacaggcagagagtAACAACAGCCCTGCAGACTGAGCTGAAGAACGCACTGAAAGCCCAAAACTGCAGACAAGAA GAACAAGAGAAGCTGCGTTCAGCGTCTGAAGTGATTCTTAATTCATCAATCAGTATTGTGAGCTGCAGCAGTAGCACAGACTTCAGAGATGCCTGTTTGAACTGCATGAAG GTGCGTGACACTCATGAACTGTCGGCTTCCCTCCGTGAATC
- the LOC121516619 gene encoding thiosulfate:glutathione sulfurtransferase-like: MASSGNAEISYEDLKALLGKSENLLLVDVRTKEEVDKGHIPGSLHIHVDSVEAAFALEPEEFKAKYGVTKPPLDTPELVFHCQMGMRGGKATSKAQELGYVNARNYKGGYKEWSAKEGN, encoded by the exons GTAATGCAGAAATCTCCTATGAGGATCTGAAAGCTCTTCTGGGAAAGAGTGAGAATCTCCTCCTGGTTGATGTCCGCACCAAAGAGGAGGTGGATAAGGGACATATTCCAGGGTCACTTCATATCCATG TTGATTCAGTGGAGGCTGCTTTTGCTCTGGAGCCAGAAGAATTCAAGGCAAAATATGGAGTGACAAAACCACCGCTGGATACTCCTGAGCTGGTTTTCCATTGCCAGATGGGAATGCGAGGGGGTAAAGCCACAAGCAAAGCCCAGGAGCTTGGATATGTGAA TGCTCGTAACTATAAAGGTGGATACAAGGAATGGTCTGCCAAAGAAGGAAATTGA